The following is a genomic window from Cryptococcus neoformans var. neoformans B-3501A chromosome 12, whole genome shotgun sequence.
ACGACGAATGTCATGCAGTTGTCTTCGTGCTGGATGCGACAGACCAAGCGAGACTGTCAGAGACTTGGGAGGTGTTTGGTAAGCTTTTGAAATGCGAAATATTGACTATGGGCTAAGACTTTTGCAGATGAGGTTCTGAATTCCCCTAGATTACTGAACCTGCCTCTGCTTTTACTTGCCAACAAGCAAGATAGTCCGTCATGTTTATCTGTGGCTGAGATCCGAGAATCATTTGATGCCTGGCAGAGAGCGAGGACGAACCGTAACCAAGATGGCAACAAAGATGATCTCAAGGAGCCcgggaaagggaaggcgCCTCTGAAAGAAGCCGATGAGCCGCGCGAGACGGATGCTTCTCGGACAGAAGGCCAGGGTTGGGACGATGGAGgggcaaaggaggagagaatggCAAGTCTTGATGTCATGGGCGTTTCCGCTCTAGAAGGGTGCGAGATTTCCAGTCGTTTGAGATGTATTACTCCGCTCATCATTTTTTGACGCCAAAATAGCACCGGTGTGAGCGATGCCATCAATTGGCTGTACATTCGCGTTCAAAATGCGCGCAAGATGTGAGTGCATCCAGGAAAGGCCTTAATAACGGCTA
Proteins encoded in this region:
- a CDS encoding hypothetical protein (HMMPfam hit to Arf, ADP-ribosylation factor family, score: 79.7, E(): 7.7e-21) is translated as MYHLVKGLHDYLTRKDEYSVVIIGLDNAGKTTLLERIKTMYNPTPGMAPDKIGPTIGQNIGKISLPSTTLLFYDLGGQRDIRTIWEKYYDECHAVVFVLDATDQARLSETWEVFDEVLNSPRLLNLPLLLLANKQDSPSCLSVAEIRESFDAWQRARTNRNQDGNKDDLKEPGKGKAPLKEADEPRETDASRTEGQGWDDGGAKEERMASLDVMGVSALEGTGVSDAINWLYIRVQNARKM